A single genomic interval of Romboutsia ilealis harbors:
- the truA gene encoding tRNA pseudouridine(38-40) synthase TruA, translating into MRNLKITIQYNGSNYCGWQKQPDSLGIQGTIERAIYDITREEVKLTGSGRTDAGVHALGQVANFKLESAIPVDKIPNALNSKLPKDISVIDCIEVNDKFHSRYNAKGKTYRYLIHNSMYRSPIYKDISYHVKYELDFDKMVKESKHLIGTHDFKGFMSSGSSVKDTVREIYDIRLNKQEDLIVLEVEGNGFLYNMVRIIVGTLVDIGRGRINKSLKEIVESKSRSECGHTAPAHGLFLKKVDY; encoded by the coding sequence ATGAGAAACTTAAAGATTACAATACAATATAACGGTTCTAATTATTGTGGATGGCAAAAACAACCAGATTCATTAGGGATACAAGGTACAATAGAACGAGCTATTTATGATATAACAAGAGAAGAAGTTAAGCTTACAGGATCTGGTAGGACTGATGCGGGAGTTCATGCATTAGGGCAAGTTGCTAATTTTAAGTTAGAAAGTGCTATACCTGTTGATAAAATACCGAATGCATTAAATTCTAAGTTGCCAAAGGATATTTCTGTAATTGATTGTATAGAAGTTAATGATAAATTTCATTCTAGATATAATGCAAAAGGAAAAACATATAGGTACTTAATACATAACAGTATGTATAGGAGTCCTATATATAAAGATATATCGTACCATGTTAAGTATGAACTTGATTTTGATAAGATGGTTAAAGAATCTAAACATTTAATAGGAACACATGACTTTAAAGGTTTTATGAGTTCGGGATCGTCAGTAAAAGATACAGTAAGAGAAATATATGATATAAGATTAAATAAACAAGAAGATCTTATTGTATTGGAAGTAGAAGGAAACGGATTCTTATATAATATGGTGAGGATAATAGTAGGAACACTGGTAGATATAGGTCGAGGAAGAATAAATAAGAGCTTAAAAGAAATAGTGGAATCTAAAAGTAGAAGTGAGTGTGGTCATACTGCACCAGCACATGGATTATTTCTTAAAAAAGTTGATTATTAG
- a CDS encoding energy-coupling factor transporter transmembrane component T family protein, whose protein sequence is MLKDITIGQHYPSNSVIHRLDARMKLIATFVFMASLFVIDKFWPYAIVFISLIVVIKLSNIPMKYILKGLKPLRWIIIFTFVINVFFLPGDLIWSFGFLKITEQGISQAVFMALRLVFLVLGTSMLTLTTSPMDLTDGIERLLNPFNKIGLPVHELAMMMTIALRFIPTLLDETDKIMKAQMSRGADFESKNIVSRAKNLVPLLVPLFVSAFRRAEELAMAMEARCYRGGYNRTKMRQSIITKSDYIAGCILVVYLVIIIITRFI, encoded by the coding sequence ATGTTAAAAGATATAACAATAGGTCAACACTATCCTTCTAATTCTGTTATTCATAGGCTAGATGCAAGAATGAAACTTATAGCTACTTTTGTTTTTATGGCATCCTTATTTGTAATAGATAAGTTCTGGCCATATGCTATAGTATTTATATCTTTGATAGTTGTAATAAAGTTATCTAATATACCTATGAAATATATATTAAAGGGGCTTAAGCCGCTTAGATGGATTATAATATTTACATTTGTAATAAATGTATTTTTCCTTCCAGGAGATCTAATATGGTCATTTGGATTCTTGAAAATAACTGAACAAGGTATTAGTCAGGCTGTATTTATGGCATTAAGATTAGTATTTTTAGTGTTAGGGACTTCTATGCTAACATTGACAACTTCTCCTATGGATCTTACAGATGGTATAGAGAGATTATTAAATCCGTTTAATAAAATAGGGTTACCAGTACATGAATTAGCTATGATGATGACAATAGCGTTAAGATTTATACCTACATTATTAGATGAAACAGATAAGATAATGAAGGCTCAAATGTCAAGAGGAGCTGATTTTGAGAGTAAAAACATTGTAAGTAGGGCTAAAAATCTAGTTCCTTTATTGGTGCCTTTATTTGTTAGTGCTTTTAGAAGAGCGGAAGAGCTTGCAATGGCGATGGAAGCTAGATGCTATAGAGGCGGCTATAATAGAACTAAAATGAGGCAATCTATTATAACTAAAAGTGATTATATTGCAGGCTGTATACTGGTAGTATATTTGGTTATAATTATAATTACTAGATTTATCTAA
- the rpsI gene encoding 30S ribosomal protein S9 yields the protein MANVQYYGTGRRKHSVARVRLVAGEGNIIVNGRAVEEYFNYETLIRDVKQPLVLTNNENKYDVIVKVEGGGFTGQAGAIRHGISRALLKADEELRGALKKEGFLTRDARMKERKKYGLKAARRAPQFSKR from the coding sequence ATGGCTAACGTTCAATATTACGGAACTGGAAGAAGAAAGCATTCTGTTGCTAGAGTTAGATTAGTTGCAGGTGAAGGAAATATAATAGTAAATGGAAGAGCAGTTGAAGAATACTTCAACTACGAAACATTAATAAGAGATGTTAAACAACCATTAGTTTTAACTAACAATGAAAACAAATACGATGTTATAGTAAAAGTTGAAGGTGGAGGATTCACTGGACAAGCTGGTGCTATAAGACATGGTATATCTAGAGCTTTATTAAAAGCTGATGAAGAGTTAAGAGGAGCTTTAAAGAAAGAAGGATTCTTAACTAGAGATGCTAGAATGAAAGAAAGAAAGAAATACGGATTAAAGGCAGCAAGAAGAGCTCCACAATTCTCAAAGAGATAA
- the rplM gene encoding 50S ribosomal protein L13, translating to MKSYIAKPADVQRKWYIVDAEGKTLGRLATEIATVLRGKHKVTFTPHVDGGDFVVVVNAEKVVLTGKKLDQKMYRYHTGYVGGLKEITYREMMAKKPEEVVSHAVSGMLCKNKLRSRMMTRLRVFAGPNHDHAAQNPEVLNFK from the coding sequence ATGAAAAGTTATATAGCTAAGCCAGCTGATGTACAAAGAAAATGGTACATCGTTGACGCTGAAGGAAAAACATTAGGTCGTTTAGCAACTGAAATAGCGACAGTATTAAGAGGAAAGCACAAAGTTACTTTCACTCCACACGTTGACGGAGGGGACTTCGTTGTTGTTGTAAACGCTGAGAAAGTAGTTTTAACAGGAAAGAAATTAGATCAAAAAATGTACAGATACCACACTGGTTATGTAGGTGGATTAAAAGAAATAACTTACAGAGAAATGATGGCTAAGAAGCCTGAGGAAGTAGTTTCTCATGCAGTAAGCGGTATGTTATGCAAGAATAAATTAAGAAGTAGAATGATGACTAGATTAAGAGTATTTGCTGGACCAAATCATGATCATGCAGCTCAAAATCCAGAAGTTCTAAACTTCAAATAA
- a CDS encoding DNA-directed RNA polymerase subunit alpha yields the protein MIEIEKPKVDIIELSEDYRYGKFVIEPLERGYGITIGNALRRILLSSLPGVAVNSIKIDGVLHEFSTVPGVKEDVTEIILALKELSATIDGEGSRTLKIEAQGPCTIKGSDIICPPDVEVLSKDLHIATLDDNSKFNMEIHVDKGRGYVSAEENKTEHMPIGVLPVDSIYTPVEKVSYHVENTRVGQKSDYDKLILEVWTNGSINPQEGISLAAKVLVEHLNLFIDLTEHVSNVEIMVEKEEDQKEKVLEMTIEELDLSVRSYNCLKRAGINTVEELANKSEDDMMKVRNLGKKSLEEVIQKLEELGLGLKPSEE from the coding sequence ATGATAGAAATAGAAAAACCAAAAGTAGATATAATAGAACTTAGCGAAGACTATAGATATGGAAAGTTTGTCATAGAACCTCTTGAAAGAGGATATGGCATAACTATAGGGAATGCTTTAAGAAGAATATTATTATCATCTTTACCAGGTGTTGCAGTTAATTCTATAAAAATAGATGGAGTTCTTCATGAATTCTCTACTGTACCAGGTGTTAAAGAAGATGTTACTGAAATTATATTAGCATTAAAAGAACTTTCAGCTACTATAGATGGTGAAGGTAGTAGAACTCTTAAAATAGAAGCTCAAGGACCATGCACTATCAAAGGATCAGACATAATATGTCCTCCTGACGTTGAAGTATTAAGCAAAGATTTACATATAGCTACGCTAGATGATAATTCTAAGTTTAATATGGAAATACATGTAGACAAAGGTAGAGGTTACGTTTCTGCTGAAGAAAATAAAACAGAGCATATGCCTATAGGTGTTTTACCTGTAGATTCAATATATACTCCTGTTGAAAAAGTAAGCTACCATGTTGAAAATACTAGAGTAGGTCAAAAGTCAGATTATGATAAATTAATACTAGAAGTTTGGACTAATGGAAGTATAAATCCTCAAGAAGGAATATCTCTAGCAGCTAAAGTTCTAGTTGAACACTTAAATCTATTCATAGACTTAACTGAGCATGTAAGCAACGTTGAGATAATGGTAGAAAAAGAAGAAGACCAAAAAGAAAAAGTTCTAGAAATGACAATAGAAGAATTAGATTTATCTGTTAGATCTTACAACTGTTTAAAGAGAGCGGGAATAAACACAGTTGAAGAATTAGCTAATAAGTCTGAGGATGATATGATGAAGGTTAGAAATCTAGGGAAAAAATCTCTAGAAGAAGTAATCCAAAAATTAGAAGAACTTGGACTAGGTCTTAAACCAAGCGAAGAATAG
- the rpsD gene encoding 30S ribosomal protein S4: protein MARYTGASCRQCRREGMKLFLKGERCYTDKCAIVTRNYAPGQHGQGRKKVSGYGLQLREKQKVKRIYGVLETQFRNLYERADKMAGMTGVNLLSLLERRLDNVVYRMGLASSRKEARQLVGHGHFLLNGHKADIASMTVKPGDVITVKERSKSSAKFKALVEANTKVAPKWLETNLEEMSAKVVALPTREDIDLEIAEHLIIELYSK from the coding sequence ATGGCAAGATACACAGGTGCATCATGCAGACAATGCCGTAGAGAAGGAATGAAATTATTCCTTAAAGGTGAAAGATGTTATACTGATAAATGTGCTATAGTTACTAGAAACTATGCTCCAGGACAACATGGACAAGGAAGAAAGAAAGTTTCTGGCTATGGTTTACAATTAAGAGAAAAGCAAAAAGTTAAGAGAATATACGGAGTTTTAGAAACTCAATTCAGAAACTTATACGAGCGTGCTGACAAAATGGCTGGTATGACAGGGGTTAACTTATTAAGTTTATTAGAAAGAAGATTAGACAATGTTGTTTACAGAATGGGATTAGCTTCATCTAGAAAAGAAGCTAGACAATTAGTTGGACACGGTCACTTCTTATTAAATGGACATAAAGCTGATATAGCTTCTATGACAGTTAAACCAGGTGATGTTATAACAGTTAAAGAAAGATCAAAATCTTCTGCTAAATTCAAAGCTTTAGTAGAAGCAAATACAAAGGTAGCTCCTAAGTGGTTAGAAACTAACTTAGAAGAAATGTCTGCTAAAGTTGTTGCTTTACCAACAAGAGAAGATATAGATCTTGAAATAGCAGAACACTTAATAATAGAGCTTTACTCTAAGTAA
- the rplQ gene encoding 50S ribosomal protein L17, with product MATYRKLGRETSHRNLMLRNLVTDLLRNGRIETTVTRAKETRRMAEKMITLAKRGDLHARRQVLAYVMDETVVNNLFTDIAPKYAERNGGYTRIIKKGPRRGDAAEMAFIELV from the coding sequence ATGGCTACTTACCGTAAATTAGGACGTGAGACATCTCACAGAAACCTTATGTTAAGAAACTTAGTAACTGATTTACTAAGAAACGGAAGAATAGAAACAACTGTAACTAGAGCAAAAGAAACTCGTAGAATGGCAGAAAAGATGATAACTCTTGCTAAAAGAGGAGATCTTCACGCTAGAAGACAAGTTTTAGCTTACGTTATGGATGAGACTGTAGTAAACAACTTATTCACTGATATAGCTCCAAAGTATGCAGAGAGAAACGGTGGATATACTAGAATAATCAAAAAAGGACCAAGAAGAGGCGACGCTGCTGAAATGGCTTTTATAGAATTAGTATAG
- a CDS encoding energy-coupling factor transporter ATPase, with protein MSIVVKNLTHIYNEGMPFSSKALDNISFEIKDRDFVGLIGHTGSGKSTLIQHLNGILKPSSGDIYINDFKITDPDLNLTEIRKRVGVVFQYPEYQLFEETIEKDIAFGPSNLGLEEEEIKNRVKLSMEAVGLDYESFKDKSPFELSGGQKRRVAIAGVIAMNPEVLILDEPTAGLDPGGRDEIFELITNLHENNNMTIILSSHSMDDMAKLAKNIIVMNHGKIEFMGSPREVFNSNVDRLKEIGLDVPQVLELAIKLREKGFNIREDILTIEEAKEEILKAVKGGKQC; from the coding sequence ATGTCAATTGTAGTAAAAAATTTAACTCATATATATAATGAGGGAATGCCTTTTAGTAGTAAAGCCTTGGATAATATTAGTTTTGAAATAAAAGATAGAGATTTTGTTGGACTTATAGGTCATACAGGTTCAGGAAAATCAACACTGATACAACACTTAAATGGTATACTTAAGCCTTCATCAGGTGATATATATATAAATGATTTTAAAATAACAGATCCTGATTTAAATTTAACTGAAATAAGAAAAAGAGTTGGTGTAGTGTTTCAATATCCTGAATACCAACTATTTGAAGAAACTATAGAAAAAGATATAGCTTTTGGACCGTCTAATTTAGGTCTAGAAGAAGAGGAAATAAAAAATAGGGTAAAACTATCAATGGAAGCTGTTGGACTTGATTATGAGTCGTTTAAGGATAAATCTCCATTTGAATTATCAGGTGGTCAAAAAAGAAGAGTAGCAATAGCTGGTGTTATAGCTATGAACCCTGAAGTTTTAATTTTAGATGAGCCTACAGCAGGGTTAGACCCAGGTGGTAGGGATGAGATATTTGAGCTTATAACTAATCTTCATGAAAATAATAATATGACTATAATATTATCATCTCATAGTATGGATGATATGGCTAAGCTAGCTAAAAATATAATAGTAATGAATCATGGAAAAATAGAGTTTATGGGTTCTCCAAGAGAAGTATTTAATTCTAATGTTGATAGGCTGAAAGAAATAGGTTTAGATGTACCTCAAGTTTTAGAACTTGCTATAAAGTTAAGAGAAAAAGGATTTAATATAAGAGAAGATATATTAACAATAGAAGAAGCTAAAGAAGAAATACTGAAAGCGGTAAAAGGAGGAAAACAATGTTAA
- a CDS encoding energy-coupling factor transporter ATPase: MKNIIEVNNVSFEYITDESTLKAIDNLDLKVKEGEFVAIIGHNGSGKSTLSKNLNAILFPTKGNILINKMDTREEEKLWDIRQTAGMVFQNPDNQIVATVVEEDVAFGPENLGIEPNEIRKRVEESLKSVGMYELKDRQPHLLSGGQKQRVAIAGIIAMKPKCIIFDEGTAMLDPLGRKEVMKTIKRLNKEENITTLHITHFMEEAVDADRVIVMEKGKKLLEGTPKEVFSKIDTLKHIGLDVPCMTELSNLLKLEGLDIRDDILTVDEMVMELCQL, from the coding sequence ATGAAAAATATAATAGAAGTCAATAATGTATCATTTGAGTATATTACAGATGAAAGTACGCTTAAAGCTATAGATAATCTAGACTTAAAGGTAAAAGAGGGTGAATTTGTAGCTATAATAGGTCATAATGGTTCTGGTAAATCTACGTTATCTAAGAACTTAAATGCTATATTATTCCCTACTAAAGGTAATATACTTATAAATAAAATGGATACAAGAGAAGAAGAAAAGTTATGGGATATAAGACAAACAGCTGGTATGGTATTCCAAAATCCAGATAACCAAATAGTTGCAACTGTAGTAGAAGAAGATGTTGCCTTTGGTCCTGAAAATTTGGGGATAGAACCTAATGAAATCAGAAAAAGGGTTGAAGAATCACTTAAAAGTGTAGGTATGTATGAATTAAAAGATAGACAACCGCACTTATTATCAGGTGGTCAAAAACAAAGAGTGGCGATAGCGGGTATAATTGCCATGAAACCTAAATGTATTATATTTGATGAAGGTACAGCTATGTTGGATCCATTAGGAAGAAAAGAAGTAATGAAAACTATAAAAAGGCTAAATAAAGAAGAAAATATAACAACGTTACACATAACACACTTTATGGAAGAAGCAGTTGATGCAGATAGAGTTATAGTTATGGAAAAAGGCAAAAAGTTACTAGAAGGTACACCTAAGGAAGTCTTTAGTAAAATAGATACTTTAAAGCATATAGGTTTAGATGTTCCTTGTATGACAGAATTATCTAATCTATTAAAATTAGAAGGATTAGATATAAGAGATGATATATTAACTGTGGATGAGATGGTGATGGAATTATGTCAATTGTAG
- the cwlD gene encoding N-acetylmuramoyl-L-alanine amidase CwlD, which translates to MKKYIKHVIFVMVALILMTASIYEIKENSEDVMKYMPVTNKVIILDAGHGGIDSGTLNDDKTILEKDINLAITHKIRELLESSGAHVILTREDDSSLYVEDGKKTTRQKYNENLKNRKVIIEESNADMFISIHMNALAGEGASKYYGAQTFYPEGKEDSIKLSKYIQQELKRVVDKTNNREVKPRDDLYLLKDNDIPSVLIECGFLSNDKEAKLLTDEKYQEKIAWAIYAGIQNYFTTK; encoded by the coding sequence TTGAAAAAGTACATAAAACACGTAATCTTTGTGATGGTAGCTTTAATTTTGATGACAGCCTCTATATATGAAATAAAAGAAAACTCTGAGGACGTAATGAAGTACATGCCAGTTACTAATAAAGTGATAATATTAGATGCAGGCCATGGGGGAATAGATTCGGGTACTCTAAATGATGACAAAACTATATTGGAAAAAGATATTAATTTAGCTATTACACATAAGATTAGAGAATTATTAGAATCTAGTGGTGCACATGTTATACTTACCAGAGAAGATGATAGTAGTTTATATGTAGAAGATGGTAAAAAGACTACAAGGCAAAAATATAATGAAAATTTAAAAAATAGAAAGGTAATAATAGAAGAATCTAATGCGGATATGTTTATATCTATACATATGAATGCTTTAGCAGGTGAAGGTGCATCTAAATACTATGGCGCTCAAACTTTTTATCCTGAAGGCAAAGAGGATTCTATAAAGTTATCTAAATACATACAGCAAGAGCTTAAGAGAGTAGTGGATAAAACAAATAATAGAGAAGTTAAGCCAAGAGACGATTTATACTTATTAAAAGATAATGATATACCATCAGTATTAATAGAGTGTGGATTTTTATCTAATGATAAAGAAGCTAAGTTGTTGACTGATGAAAAATATCAAGAAAAAATCGCATGGGCTATATATGCAGGAATTCAAAATTATTTCACTACAAAGTAG
- the rpsK gene encoding 30S ribosomal protein S11 translates to MAKPKKKVTRVRRRERKNIERGQAHIQSTFNNTIITLTDVHGNAISAASSGQLGFKGSRKATPFASQMAAETAAKAAMEHGLKTVEVFVKGPGSGREAAIRALQATGLEVTMIKDVTPIPHNGCRPPKRRRV, encoded by the coding sequence ATGGCTAAACCAAAAAAGAAAGTTACACGTGTAAGAAGAAGAGAACGTAAAAACATAGAACGTGGTCAAGCTCATATACAATCAACTTTCAACAACACAATAATAACTTTAACTGATGTTCACGGAAATGCTATATCAGCAGCATCTTCAGGACAATTAGGATTCAAAGGATCAAGAAAAGCTACTCCATTTGCTTCTCAAATGGCTGCAGAAACTGCTGCTAAAGCTGCAATGGAGCACGGATTAAAAACTGTTGAAGTATTCGTAAAAGGACCAGGTTCAGGAAGAGAAGCTGCAATAAGAGCTTTACAAGCAACTGGACTTGAAGTAACAATGATAAAAGACGTAACACCAATTCCTCACAATGGATGTAGACCACCAAAGAGAAGAAGAGTGTAA